A single genomic interval of Acetobacteraceae bacterium harbors:
- a CDS encoding phosphatase PAP2 family protein has protein sequence MTKDHNRSYPSGHTVRGNIVAFVLSVVMPERAEEILARGRIFGESRIVCGVHWSTDVVAGYSYAAGLVPPF, from the coding sequence GTGACGAAAGATCACAATCGCTCCTATCCCTCAGGCCATACAGTGCGCGGTAATATTGTGGCCTTTGTGCTATCCGTTGTCATGCCGGAGCGGGCGGAGGAAATCCTCGCGCGGGGGCGAATTTTTGGCGAGAGTCGCATTGTTTGCGGCGTGCATTGGTCGACAGATGTGGTGGCTGGCTACAGTTACGCTGCGGGCCTCGTCCCGCCATTCTGA